A genome region from Proteus vulgaris includes the following:
- the kdpE gene encoding two-component system response regulator KdpE, whose product MTPYNILIIEDEKEILRFVRLALENEGFRVYEANECQRGLIEAASRKPDLVILDLGLPDKDGLCFIQDFRQWSSTPVIVLSARDSEQDKVKALDAGADDYLTKPFGISELLARVRASLRRFVKQETQSSQFSFGDITIDWVNRLVTRQNEPVHLTPTEFRLLSELVNNSGKVLTQRHLMQHVWGPNFVEHSHYLRIYMGHLRQKLEADPACPVHLMTETGIGYRFMP is encoded by the coding sequence GTGACTCCATATAACATTTTAATTATTGAAGATGAAAAAGAGATCTTACGTTTTGTTCGGCTTGCATTAGAGAACGAAGGATTTCGTGTTTATGAAGCCAATGAATGCCAACGAGGATTAATTGAAGCCGCATCAAGAAAACCTGATTTAGTGATCCTCGATCTTGGTTTACCTGATAAAGATGGCCTCTGTTTTATTCAAGACTTTCGTCAATGGAGTAGCACACCGGTTATCGTACTTTCAGCACGAGATTCAGAACAAGATAAAGTAAAAGCACTAGATGCTGGAGCGGACGATTATCTGACAAAACCCTTTGGTATTAGTGAACTCCTCGCCAGAGTCAGAGCATCACTACGCCGTTTTGTTAAACAAGAAACACAGAGCTCACAATTTTCTTTTGGTGATATTACAATTGATTGGGTTAATCGTCTTGTTACTCGTCAAAATGAACCTGTTCATTTAACGCCAACAGAATTTCGTTTGCTAAGTGAATTGGTTAATAATAGTGGTAAAGTGCTTACGCAGCGGCATTTAATGCAACATGTCTGGGGGCCTAATTTTGTTGAACATAGCCACTATTTACGCATTTATATGGGACATTTACGCCAAAAACTAGAAGCAGATCCCGCATGTCCAGTGCATTTAATGACCGAAACGGGGATCGGCTATCGATTTATGCCTTAA
- a CDS encoding ABC transporter permease yields the protein MWRTIQNVFNLGVKELRSLSRDKAMLALIVFAFTVSIYSSATVTPGSLHHAPIAVADQDKSQLSARIVNSFYMPYFLPPADITPEQIDGLLDRGTYTFALDIPPNFQRDLLAGRKPEIQVNIDATRMSQAFLGNSYIQNIVMGEAKTFLAKNRTNDPLPVDLEIRMSFNPNLTQSWFGSVMAIINNITMLSIVLTGAALIREREHGTIEHLLVMPVTPFEIMLSKIWSMGLVVLLASVMSLVLVVKSLLHVPIEGSVLLFMCGVALSLFATTSIGIFLGTMARSMPQFGLLMIMVLLPLNMLSGGMTSRESMPQFVQDVMQTMPTTHFVSLAQAILYRGADFSIVWPQFIILIIIGSVFFALALLRFRKTISAMA from the coding sequence ATGTGGCGCACAATTCAAAATGTGTTTAATTTAGGCGTAAAAGAGCTACGCAGTCTCTCTCGTGATAAAGCTATGCTGGCGTTAATTGTGTTTGCCTTTACGGTGTCAATTTATTCATCAGCGACGGTTACACCTGGTTCGTTACATCACGCACCGATTGCCGTTGCGGATCAGGACAAATCACAGCTATCTGCACGTATTGTAAATAGTTTTTATATGCCTTATTTCTTACCCCCAGCTGATATTACGCCTGAGCAAATTGATGGTTTATTGGATAGAGGTACTTATACCTTTGCACTTGATATTCCACCTAATTTTCAGCGAGATCTCTTAGCGGGTCGAAAACCTGAAATACAAGTTAATATTGATGCAACGAGGATGAGCCAAGCTTTCTTAGGTAATAGCTATATTCAAAACATTGTCATGGGGGAAGCAAAAACCTTTTTAGCGAAAAATAGAACCAATGATCCACTGCCTGTTGATTTGGAAATTAGAATGAGTTTTAACCCGAATCTGACACAATCTTGGTTTGGTTCTGTTATGGCAATTATTAATAATATCACTATGTTATCGATAGTATTAACTGGGGCTGCATTAATCCGAGAGCGTGAACATGGTACCATTGAGCACTTACTGGTTATGCCAGTAACGCCTTTTGAAATTATGCTTTCTAAGATATGGTCAATGGGGTTGGTTGTCTTATTGGCATCAGTCATGTCGTTAGTATTAGTTGTGAAATCTTTACTCCATGTTCCTATCGAAGGCTCTGTTCTGCTGTTTATGTGTGGTGTTGCTTTAAGCTTATTTGCGACAACCTCAATCGGCATTTTTTTAGGAACAATGGCTCGTTCAATGCCTCAATTTGGTTTATTGATGATTATGGTATTGTTACCATTGAATATGTTATCAGGAGGGATGACATCACGAGAAAGCATGCCTCAGTTTGTACAGGATGTAATGCAAACAATGCCAACTACGCACTTTGTTAGCTTAGCTCAGGCTATTTTATATCGTGGTGCTGACTTCTCAATTGTGTGGCCACAATTTATTATCTTGATTATTATTGGTTCCGTCTTTTTCGCCTTGGCTTTATTACGTTTTAGAAAAACGATTTCGGCGATGGCTTAA
- the rbbA gene encoding ribosome-associated ATPase/putative transporter RbbA: MRTQNHSHIIELTHVSQHYGDTKALDDVTLAIPAGKMVGLIGPDGVGKSSLISLISGAREIQTGQVIVLNGDMNDVEHRRAVCPLIAYMPQGLGKNLYHTLSVFENVDFFGRLFGQSKQERVERINDLLESTGLAPFRDRPAGKLSGGMKQKLGLCCALIHDPELLILDEPTTGVDPLSRAQFWELINRIRKRKKNMSVLVATAYMEEAERFDWLVAMDAGKILATGHADELKAQTHTDELEAAFIELLPEEKKKDHQKVIIPPRDKSDDDTIAIEAQDLTMRFGQFVAVDHVSFRIPKGEIFGFLGSNGCGKSTTMKMLTGLLEASEGRAWLFGQEVDPKDIETRRRVGYMSQAFSLYSELTVRQNLELHAKLFHIPEEDIPQRVKEMSERFNLTDVEEMMPDGLPLGIRQRLSLAVAVIHKPEMLILDEPTSGVDPIARDMFWNLMVDLSRRDGVTIFISTHFMNEAARCDRMSLMHAGKVLVTDTPANLVKNSQFDTLEAVFIDYLKKASGEQEAPELDEKSLQLPASTHESAEKALKQRFSLRRLFSYSIREGMELRRDPVRLTLALLGTVILMFIMGYGISLDVENLRFGIMDRDQTGLSQAYSQNLSGSRYFIEKAPITDYDQLEKRLRSGDITVAIEIPPNFARDVAKGNTVKIGVWIDGAMPNRAETVRGYIQAMHLTWMLDMAMRQPTNVVDKLSPIDIETRYRYNPDVKSLPAIVPAVIPLLLMMIPAMLSALSVVREKELGSIINLYVTPITKAEFLLGKQFPYILLGMFNFFMLCALSVFVFGVSFKGSMLTLSLGALLYITIATGMGLLISCFMKSQIAAIFGTSIITLIPATQFSGMIDPVSSLEGIGKWIGHIYPTSHFLTISRGTFSKGLNLFDLPWSFIPLLITIPIVIGLSVFFLKKQEA, translated from the coding sequence ATGAGAACGCAAAACCATTCTCATATCATTGAATTGACTCATGTATCCCAACATTATGGCGATACCAAAGCGCTTGATGATGTGACATTGGCTATTCCTGCTGGAAAAATGGTCGGGTTAATTGGTCCTGATGGTGTAGGGAAATCAAGCTTGATCTCTCTTATTTCTGGTGCAAGAGAAATCCAAACAGGACAAGTAATTGTTTTAAACGGTGATATGAATGATGTTGAACACCGAAGAGCCGTCTGCCCACTTATTGCGTATATGCCGCAAGGATTAGGTAAAAATCTTTATCACACACTTTCTGTTTTTGAAAATGTTGATTTCTTTGGACGTTTATTTGGGCAATCAAAACAAGAGCGGGTAGAACGCATAAATGACTTACTTGAAAGTACGGGGTTAGCGCCATTTCGAGATAGACCTGCGGGTAAACTTTCAGGAGGAATGAAACAAAAACTGGGGTTATGTTGTGCGCTTATTCATGATCCAGAATTACTCATTCTTGATGAACCGACTACGGGCGTTGACCCATTATCACGAGCACAATTTTGGGAGTTAATTAATCGTATACGTAAGCGCAAAAAAAATATGAGCGTATTAGTTGCGACCGCGTATATGGAAGAAGCTGAGCGTTTTGATTGGTTGGTTGCTATGGATGCAGGAAAAATATTAGCAACAGGTCACGCTGATGAATTAAAAGCTCAAACTCATACTGATGAATTAGAAGCTGCTTTTATCGAGTTATTGCCAGAAGAGAAAAAGAAAGATCACCAAAAAGTGATTATCCCTCCCAGAGATAAAAGTGACGATGATACTATCGCCATTGAAGCACAAGATTTAACCATGCGTTTTGGACAATTTGTTGCCGTAGACCATGTAAGCTTTCGTATTCCTAAAGGTGAAATTTTTGGATTCTTAGGATCAAATGGTTGTGGTAAATCGACCACCATGAAAATGCTGACAGGTTTACTTGAGGCGAGTGAAGGGCGAGCTTGGTTATTTGGTCAAGAAGTTGATCCTAAAGATATTGAAACGCGCCGACGTGTTGGCTATATGTCTCAAGCATTTTCACTTTATAGTGAATTGACTGTACGTCAAAACCTTGAATTACATGCCAAGCTTTTTCATATTCCAGAAGAGGACATTCCTCAACGTGTTAAGGAAATGAGTGAGCGTTTTAATTTAACTGATGTTGAAGAAATGATGCCCGATGGGTTGCCATTAGGTATTCGTCAGCGTTTATCGCTCGCCGTTGCTGTTATCCATAAACCTGAAATGTTGATATTGGATGAGCCGACTTCAGGGGTTGACCCTATTGCACGAGATATGTTTTGGAACTTGATGGTTGATTTATCAAGACGTGACGGTGTCACTATTTTTATTTCAACTCACTTTATGAATGAAGCTGCACGTTGTGACCGAATGTCACTGATGCATGCGGGTAAAGTATTAGTCACAGATACACCTGCAAATTTAGTTAAAAATAGCCAATTTGATACGCTTGAAGCCGTTTTTATTGATTACCTTAAAAAAGCATCTGGTGAGCAAGAAGCACCTGAACTTGATGAAAAAAGCCTACAACTTCCAGCATCCACTCATGAAAGTGCGGAAAAAGCGTTAAAACAAAGATTTAGCTTACGACGTTTATTTAGTTATAGTATTCGTGAAGGTATGGAATTACGCCGAGATCCTGTACGTCTTACTTTAGCGCTGTTAGGTACGGTGATCCTGATGTTTATTATGGGTTACGGCATTAGTTTGGATGTTGAAAATTTACGCTTCGGTATTATGGATAGAGATCAAACAGGGTTAAGTCAGGCATATAGCCAAAACCTTTCAGGCTCTCGTTATTTTATTGAAAAGGCGCCCATCACAGATTATGACCAATTGGAAAAACGGTTACGTAGTGGTGATATTACGGTGGCGATTGAAATCCCACCTAACTTTGCACGGGATGTTGCCAAAGGTAATACTGTAAAAATAGGTGTTTGGATCGATGGTGCAATGCCTAATCGGGCTGAAACTGTTCGCGGTTATATTCAGGCTATGCATTTAACATGGATGCTTGATATGGCAATGCGTCAGCCAACAAATGTGGTTGATAAATTATCACCCATTGATATCGAAACTCGCTATCGCTATAACCCTGATGTTAAAAGTTTACCCGCAATTGTACCTGCTGTTATTCCTCTTTTATTAATGATGATCCCCGCAATGTTAAGTGCGTTGAGCGTTGTTCGTGAAAAAGAGCTTGGCTCCATTATCAACCTTTATGTTACACCTATTACCAAAGCAGAGTTTTTATTAGGTAAGCAATTTCCTTATATCTTATTGGGTATGTTTAACTTTTTTATGCTCTGTGCGCTTTCGGTCTTTGTGTTTGGAGTAAGTTTTAAAGGGAGTATGTTAACGCTTTCTTTAGGTGCATTACTCTATATTACGATTGCCACTGGAATGGGATTGCTTATTTCTTGCTTTATGAAAAGCCAGATTGCGGCCATCTTTGGTACTTCAATTATTACCTTAATTCCAGCAACACAATTTTCAGGAATGATTGATCCTGTTTCGTCTCTGGAAGGTATAGGTAAATGGATAGGGCATATTTATCCTACATCCCACTTTTTAACTATCTCACGAGGGACATTCTCTAAGGGATTAAACCTGTTTGATTTACCTTGGTCTTTTATTCCTTTGCTTATCACTATCCCAATTGTGATTGGGTTGAGTGTCTTTTTCTTGAAAAAGCAGGAGGCTTAA
- a CDS encoding HlyD family secretion protein, whose amino-acid sequence MKNQKKSRFFVYSIILVAIIAAGIFWWKSQAPTLPSGFAQSNGRIEATEIDISTKTPGRIDSILVQEGDFVKAGEVLANMDTRTLKEQLHEVQAQLNQAKSSVVTAQSALSQRKSEQLAAQAVVRQRIAELDAAQKRLNRSRALVKTNAISIQQLDDDIARTEGARAAVEAAKAQETATIAAIESAKAGIIQANTKVDAATATERRILAELDDSILKAPRNGRVQYRVAEPGEVLGAGGRVLNMVDLSDVYMTFFLPTEAAGKAALGSEVHIILDAAPHIVIPAKTTYVASVAQFTPKTVETDNERLKLMFRVRARISPELLEKHLEYVKTGLPGRAYIRLDNTQSWPTDLEVKLPQ is encoded by the coding sequence ATGAAAAATCAAAAAAAGAGTCGTTTTTTTGTTTATAGCATTATTCTCGTCGCGATTATTGCCGCGGGAATTTTTTGGTGGAAATCTCAGGCACCAACACTTCCTTCAGGATTTGCTCAAAGTAATGGGAGAATAGAAGCAACAGAAATTGATATTTCAACGAAAACTCCGGGAAGAATCGATTCTATTTTAGTTCAAGAAGGTGATTTTGTTAAAGCGGGTGAAGTGTTAGCAAACATGGATACTCGAACACTTAAAGAACAACTTCATGAAGTTCAAGCGCAATTAAATCAAGCAAAAAGTAGTGTGGTGACTGCACAATCAGCATTGTCGCAACGTAAAAGTGAACAACTTGCTGCTCAGGCCGTTGTTCGTCAACGTATTGCTGAGCTTGATGCCGCACAAAAAAGACTCAATCGTTCTCGTGCATTAGTCAAAACGAATGCGATTTCTATTCAACAATTAGATGATGATATTGCTAGAACAGAAGGGGCAAGAGCAGCCGTTGAAGCCGCTAAAGCGCAAGAAACCGCCACCATCGCAGCAATAGAATCGGCTAAAGCAGGGATCATTCAAGCTAATACAAAAGTGGACGCTGCAACAGCAACTGAAAGACGCATTTTAGCAGAATTAGATGACAGCATTTTAAAAGCACCACGTAATGGTCGAGTTCAGTATCGTGTCGCAGAGCCGGGTGAAGTTTTAGGTGCGGGGGGCCGTGTATTAAATATGGTCGATCTCAGTGATGTCTATATGACGTTCTTTTTACCAACAGAAGCGGCGGGTAAAGCGGCATTAGGAAGTGAAGTTCACATTATTTTAGATGCGGCACCTCATATTGTTATTCCTGCAAAAACAACTTACGTTGCGAGTGTCGCTCAATTTACACCCAAAACCGTTGAAACTGATAATGAACGATTAAAACTCATGTTCCGTGTAAGAGCGCGAATTTCACCTGAATTACTTGAAAAACACCTTGAATATGTAAAAACGGGTTTACCAGGACGTGCTTATATTCGTTTAGATAATACTCAATCTTGGCCAACTGATTTAGAGGTGAAATTACCGCAATGA